A genomic window from Silene latifolia isolate original U9 population chromosome Y, ASM4854445v1, whole genome shotgun sequence includes:
- the LOC141631599 gene encoding uncharacterized protein LOC141631599, which translates to MSEKVENISDQVMALDNGVSDLVKQEMQGAFNVLASSFEERLDKRMDEKEASTRIKVPQPPKFNGSRDKKEINNFLWCVERYFDALRVEDDAKKITTASMYLVDDAILWWSCRQTEVKKGLCQIRTWDEFKVDFKKQFYPDNAEEVALKKLWELRHTGTVKNM; encoded by the exons ATGAGTGAAAAGGTGGAGAATATAAGTGATCAGGTCATGGCGTTGGATAATGGGGTGAGCGACCTTGTGAAGCAGGAAATGCAAGGTGCATTCAACGTTCTTGCAAGCTCATTTGAAGAAAGGCTTGATAAGAGGATGGATGAGAA AGAGGCATCAACTAGGATCAAGGTGCCTCAACCGCCTAAATTCAACGGGAGTAGGGACAAAAAGGAGATAAATAATTTCCTGTGGTGCGTCGAGCGTTACTTTGACGCTCTCCGAGTTGAAGACGATGCCAAGAAGATCACTACCGCCAGTATGTACCTTGTCGATGACGCAATCCTATGGTGGAGTTGTCGACAAACCGAGGTGAAGAAGGGACTATGCCAAATCAGGACATGGGACGAGTTCAAAGTAGACTTCAAAAAGCAGTTCTACCCCGATAATGCCGAGGAGGTTGCTTTGAAGAAGTTGTGGGAATTGCGACACACGGGGACCGTAAAAAATATGTGA